A region from the Pseudomonas sp. Teo4 genome encodes:
- the iscR gene encoding Fe-S cluster assembly transcriptional regulator IscR — MRLTTKGRYAVTAMLDLALHAQHGPVSLADISERQGISLSYLEQLFAKLRRSSLVSSVRGPGGGYQLSRGMETIQVAQVIDAVNESVDATRCQGLGDCHAGDTCLTHHLWCDLSQQIHEFLSGISLADLVMRREVQEVAQRQDLRRVAGRSAQLDKIETSAVD; from the coding sequence ATGCGACTGACTACCAAAGGCCGATACGCCGTGACCGCCATGCTTGACCTGGCGTTGCACGCGCAGCATGGGCCGGTGTCTTTGGCCGACATTTCCGAGCGCCAGGGCATTTCCCTCTCTTATCTGGAACAGCTGTTCGCCAAGCTGCGCCGCAGCAGCCTGGTTTCCAGCGTGCGCGGTCCGGGCGGCGGCTACCAGCTGTCGCGGGGCATGGAAACCATCCAGGTGGCCCAGGTCATCGATGCGGTCAATGAATCGGTCGATGCCACCCGTTGCCAGGGCCTGGGGGATTGCCATGCCGGCGACACCTGCCTGACCCACCACTTGTGGTGCGACCTCAGCCAGCAGATCCACGAATTCCTCAGTGGCATCAGCCTGGCCGACCTCGTCATGCGCCGAGAGGTGCAGGAAGTCGCCCAGCGCCAGGACCTGCGCCGTGTCGCAGGCCGTTCCGCCCAGCTGGACAAGATTGAGACGTCCGCCGTCGACTGA
- the cysE gene encoding serine O-acetyltransferase, translating into MFERLREDIQSVFHRDPAARNAFEVLTCYPGMHAIWLHRLGHALWKRDFKWLARLVSNFGRWMTGIEIHPGATIGRRFFIDHGMGIVIGETAEIGDDVTLYQGVTLGGTSWNKGKRHPTLENGVVVGAGAKVLGPFTVGAGAKIGSNAVVTKAVPAGATAVGIPGRIIVKAEDSEVEAKRKAMAEKIGFDAYGVSGDMPDPVARAIGQMLDHLQAVDERLEGMCGALTKMGSDYCASKLPALPDDDFAEVVQPAQRDTQSH; encoded by the coding sequence ATGTTCGAGCGTCTGCGTGAAGATATTCAGAGCGTTTTCCATCGTGACCCTGCGGCGCGCAACGCCTTCGAGGTGCTCACCTGCTACCCGGGCATGCATGCCATCTGGCTGCATCGCCTGGGGCATGCCCTGTGGAAGCGCGATTTCAAGTGGCTGGCACGCCTGGTGTCGAACTTCGGTCGCTGGATGACCGGGATCGAGATCCACCCAGGGGCGACCATCGGTCGACGCTTTTTCATCGACCACGGCATGGGTATCGTCATCGGCGAAACCGCCGAGATCGGTGACGATGTCACCCTGTACCAGGGCGTGACCCTGGGCGGCACCAGCTGGAACAAAGGCAAGCGCCACCCGACCCTGGAAAACGGTGTGGTGGTGGGGGCCGGCGCCAAGGTGCTGGGCCCGTTCACCGTTGGGGCAGGGGCCAAGATTGGTTCCAATGCCGTGGTGACCAAGGCGGTGCCAGCGGGCGCTACCGCAGTGGGCATTCCGGGCCGAATCATCGTCAAAGCCGAGGACAGCGAGGTCGAGGCCAAGCGCAAGGCCATGGCTGAAAAGATTGGCTTCGATGCCTACGGCGTCAGTGGCGACATGCCGGACCCGGTGGCTCGTGCCATTGGCCAGATGCTCGATCACTTGCAGGCAGTCGATGAACGTCTGGAGGGCATGTGCGGCGCGCTGACCAAGATGGGCAGTGACTATTGTGCCTCGAAGCTGCCGGCTCTGCCGGATGACGATTTCGCCGAGGTCGTGCAGCCGGCTCAGCGCGACACTCAGTCGCATTGA
- a CDS encoding IscS subfamily cysteine desulfurase, translating to MKLPIYLDYSATTPVDPRVAQKMADCLLVDGNFGNPASRSHVFGWKAEEAVENGRRQVAELINADPREIVWTSGATESDNLALKGVAHFYQTKGKHIITSKIEHKAVLDTARQLEREGFEVTYLEPGEDGIVTPAMVEAALRDDTILVSLMHVNNEVGSINDIAAIGELTRSRGVLFHVDAAQSAGKVEIDLQKLKVDLMSFSAHKVYGPKGIGALYVSRKPRVRLEAIIHGGGHERGMRSGTLPTHQIVGMGEAFAIAKQEMVAENARIKALSDRFFSQVSDLEELYVNGSRTARVPHNLNLSFNYVEGESLLMSLKDIAVSSGSACTSASLEPSYVLRALGRNDELAHSSIRFSFGRFTTEEEVDYAAQKVCEAVNKLRELSPLWDMYKDGVDISKIEWAAH from the coding sequence ATGAAGTTGCCGATCTACCTCGATTACTCCGCGACCACGCCGGTCGATCCACGCGTTGCCCAGAAGATGGCTGATTGCCTGCTGGTCGACGGGAACTTCGGTAACCCGGCGTCGCGCTCCCACGTCTTCGGCTGGAAAGCCGAGGAAGCGGTTGAGAACGGCCGTCGCCAGGTTGCCGAGCTGATCAACGCCGACCCGCGCGAAATCGTCTGGACCAGCGGTGCCACCGAGTCCGACAACCTGGCGCTGAAGGGTGTTGCGCACTTCTATCAGACCAAGGGCAAGCACATCATCACCTCCAAGATCGAGCACAAGGCGGTCCTGGATACCGCTCGCCAGCTCGAGCGTGAAGGCTTCGAAGTCACCTACCTGGAACCGGGCGAAGACGGCATCGTCACCCCGGCCATGGTCGAAGCGGCGCTGCGCGACGACACCATTCTGGTCTCGCTGATGCACGTCAACAACGAAGTTGGCTCGATCAACGACATCGCCGCCATCGGTGAACTGACCCGCTCCCGCGGCGTACTGTTCCACGTTGACGCGGCTCAGTCGGCAGGCAAGGTCGAAATCGACCTGCAGAAGCTGAAAGTCGACCTGATGTCCTTCTCCGCCCACAAGGTCTACGGCCCTAAAGGTATCGGCGCGCTGTACGTCAGCCGCAAGCCGCGTGTGCGTCTGGAAGCGATCATCCACGGTGGTGGCCATGAGCGCGGCATGCGTTCGGGCACGCTGCCGACCCACCAGATTGTCGGCATGGGCGAAGCGTTCGCCATTGCCAAGCAGGAAATGGTTGCTGAAAACGCGCGTATCAAGGCCCTGAGCGACCGCTTCTTCAGCCAGGTCTCCGACCTTGAAGAGCTGTACGTCAACGGCAGCCGCACCGCTCGCGTGCCGCACAACCTGAACCTGAGCTTCAACTACGTCGAAGGCGAGTCGCTGCTGATGTCCCTCAAAGACATCGCCGTATCGTCCGGTTCGGCCTGCACCTCCGCTTCGCTCGAACCGTCCTACGTGCTGCGCGCCCTGGGCCGCAACGACGAGCTGGCGCACAGCTCGATCCGCTTCTCCTTCGGTCGTTTCACCACTGAAGAAGAAGTCGACTACGCCGCGCAGAAAGTCTGCGAAGCGGTAAACAAACTGCGTGAGCTGTCGCCGCTGTGGGACATGTACAAAGACGGCGTTGACATCTCCAAGATCGAGTGGGCCGCCCACTAA